A genomic window from Solanum dulcamara chromosome 11, daSolDulc1.2, whole genome shotgun sequence includes:
- the LOC129874219 gene encoding protein RADIALIS-like 1, with protein sequence MASNSLTAWTPRENKKFEQALAVYDKDTPDRWQNIARYVGGKSVEEVKQHYAILVEDLKHIESGDVPFPKYKSDGKSR encoded by the coding sequence atggcaTCAAATTCACTCACTGCTTGGACTCCAAGAGAAAACAAGAAATTCGAGCAGGCACTCGCCGTCTACGATAAGGACACACCTGATCGTTGGCAAAATATTGCTAGATACGTCGGTGGGAAATCAGTTGAAGAAGTTAAACAGCACTATGCTATCCTTGTAGAGGATCTCAAGCACATTGAATCTGGTGACGTCCCATTCCCAAAATACAAGTCAGATGGAAAGTCTCGTTAA